The sequence below is a genomic window from Uranotaenia lowii strain MFRU-FL chromosome 2, ASM2978415v1, whole genome shotgun sequence.
CGGTGCcattcttttgcattttctacGTCGTTTGGATGAAGGTGTTCCTGGAGCTGTGGAAGAGGAAAAGTTCGGGTCATGCCTATCGCTGGGGTACGATAACGATGACCAACCTGGATGAACCCCGGATTGGGTACTACGGAAAACTTGGACGGGATCCAATAACAGGGAAGTTAACTCCACAGTACCCGAAGTGGAAAACCTACGTGCAGATGTACTTCGTGACGGCACCGATTATCATGATCTGCATGTCGATCGCCGGATTCGTAACAATCTTCCAGTTTTACGTTGAAGCTCAATTGGCCGAGTCGTTCGGGGAGGAATCCTACATCATGTACGTGCCTTCGATCGTTAACGCCATCTATATTGCCATATCGACGATTGCCTACGACCGATTGGCCACCTATTTGACTGACAAGGAGAATCATCGGACTCAGAGTCAGTACGAGAGGCATCGAGTCAACAAACTCATTGTTTTGGAGTTCGTTAACAACTTCCTGTGTCTATTCTACATCGCGTTCTTTTTGCAGGTTGGTTAAACTTATTTTCCAACTTAgtttttactgaaattttatactttttcaGGACATGAAAATGCTCAAAACCCAACTGATGATGCAGCTGATCGTTCTACAGTTTGTTCAAAACATTCTGGAAAATCTGTATCCCTACCTCAAGAAGAAGGTAGCTCTGATGTCCAACAAACTGTTCGTCAAAGCACATTACGAACGTCTCCAGGAAGCCTATGAAGAATTCGATCACGAAGGAATCCTTTCGCTAGAAGACGACGACCAGAGGATCGTACGACACACCAGGGAATCTGTCATGGAAGAGTACAACACCTACGATGACTATCTGGAGCTGTACATACAGTTCGGTTACGTGGTTCTGTTCTCTTCGGTTGCTCCGATGACGGCTTTCTGGGCCATTCTCAACAACGTGATCGAAATTCGTCTGGACGCGTACAAACTGAGCCATTTCTTCAAACGACCGTacgctcgaaggaccaaaaacaTCGGAGCCTGGCAGTTGGCCTTCGAAACGTTGGCCGTGATATCGATCATGACCAACTGCGGAATCCTTTATCTGTCACCGCAAATGAGGTACGTTTAACAAATTGTCTGTTGATTCTCTGATTCTAGGGAGGAACTTTCAATTTCTAGGGAAATGGCTTCCGGGGTAAGCTCCGAGATCTACACCATAGCATTTCTAGTCATCGAACACGTCCTGCTGGGTCTGACCTGGTTTATCTACAAAGCCATCCCGGATACGCCCCAATGGGTTCGGGTAGCCCTTGCCAAAGCTGACTACGAATCGCGACAAGCGCTGAAACGCGAGGTAAGTTTTCCTTGTTCCCGTTCTtagttttgtgtgatttttaagatttcctGAACGctctagaaaaagaaaaaccaaCAATTCAACAATAACGCCTAGAATCTTTTGCAGGACTAAAGATCATCCAGAGAAACTTACTGCAGAATACAGACCccaaaaaacacacaaaaatacaaaaccaTCGTGCCTGCCAAATTTACTTCATTAGATCATCAACACAAATCCAACAGTTGCCATCCTTTTTATTTCTTAGTTCTAGCTGAAACTAACAAGAAAAATTCCGATTAACCGTGTGGTTTTCCAAGTTCTACTAATCACAAGTGAGTGATTGACTAAACGAAAAAAGTCTTCGGTCAAAATGTTACCCTTCAAAAAGTCGGTGTTTGTATGTTA
It includes:
- the LOC129747052 gene encoding anoctamin-10 isoform X2, with protein sequence MDDIKESLIPNLHFAEDDGEELKEELGAVLKPTIPSAHQRISQLHALENLDHAEEEEKLHEIRSSMRHRKAKKETATVGFEEHDGLRKRGSTKRRSLKRSSDVRAGEGSSNGEDGEKFAESYMVMEFGESVETEAVLWILDRVRGKKVDGGAELLVRKQPLSKETQSLVVHVSAKQMKFLEIADDMGFMKRTKSGIIRNFNVACLDDFFHDEHMSLEDILTPADRQIIIKYALENIRATEDEHTIPGTKIRLYHGQSIIQAAQHAELITNFYSLHDKPTLKRLRHVWVKPTQKQPIEEIRAYFGESVGMYFSFLGFYTYALIVPTVLGLLQMLLSEETETVPFFCIFYVVWMKVFLELWKRKSSGHAYRWGTITMTNLDEPRIGYYGKLGRDPITGKLTPQYPKWKTYVQMYFVTAPIIMICMSIAGFVTIFQFYVEAQLAESFGEESYIMYVPSIVNAIYIAISTIAYDRLATYLTDKENHRTQSQYERHRVNKLIVLEFVNNFLCLFYIAFFLQDMKMLKTQLMMQLIVLQFVQNILENLYPYLKKKVALMSNKLFVKAHYERLQEAYEEFDHEGILSLEDDDQRIVRHTRESVMEEYNTYDDYLELYIQFGYVVLFSSVAPMTAFWAILNNVIEIRLDAYKLSHFFKRPYARRTKNIGAWQLAFETLAVISIMTNCGILYLSPQMREMASGVSSEIYTIAFLVIEHVLLGLTWFIYKAIPDTPQWVRVALAKADYESRQALKRED
- the LOC129747052 gene encoding anoctamin-10 isoform X1 — translated: MDDIKESLIPNLHFAEDDGEELKEELGAVLKPTIPSAHQRISQLHALENLDHAEEEEKLHEIRSSMRHRKAKKETATVGFEEHDGLRKRGSTKRRSLKRSSDVRAGEGSSNGEDGEKFAESYMVMEFGESVETEAVLWILDRVRGKKVDGGAELLVRKQPLSKETQSLVVHVSAKQMKFLEIADDMGFMKRTKSGIIRNFNVACLDDFFHDEHMSLEDILTPADRQIIIKYALENIRATEDEHTIPGTKIRLYHGQSIIQAAQHAELITNFYSLHDKPTLKRLRHVWVKPTQKQPIEEIRAYFGESVGMYFSFLGFYTYALIVPTVLGLLQMLLSEETETVPFFCIFYVVWMKVFLELWKRKSSGHAYRWGTITMTNLDEPRIGYYGKLGRDPITGKLTPQYPKWKTYVQMYFVTAPIIMICMSIAGFVTIFQFYVEAQLAESFGEESYIMYVPSIVNAIYIAISTIAYDRLATYLTDKENHRTQSQYERHRVNKLIVLEFVNNFLCLFYIAFFLQDMKMLKTQLMMQLIVLQFVQNILENLYPYLKKKVALMSNKLFVKAHYERLQEAYEEFDHEGILSLEDDDQRIVRHTRESVMEEYNTYDDYLELYIQFGYVVLFSSVAPMTAFWAILNNVIEIRLDAYKLSHFFKRPYARRTKNIGAWQLAFETLAVISIMTNCGILYLSPQMREMASGVSSEIYTIAFLVIEHVLLGLTWFIYKAIPDTPQWVRVALAKADYESRQALKRENAQRSRNLLFRRFRSVFDSHSAMPI